TTGAAAAACAAGAACATAGTTGATTATACCAAGCCAGAGATTGGTTCACTTTGCTCGCAATGACCATAAAACAAAAATCCCTCTCATTGCTGAAAGGGATTTGTTATATTTAAAACTAAGATTACATATAAGCTTCAATAGGCTCACAAGTACATACTAAGTTTCTGTCTCCGTAAGCTTCATCTACTCTTGATACAGAAGCAAAGAATTTGTGGTCTCTCACCCACTCTAGTGGATAAGCTGCCTTTTCTCTGCTGTATGGTTTATCCCAAGAATCAGAGATTACCAGCTGCTCTGTGTGAGGAGCGTTTTTCAATACGTTGTTTGTAGTATCTGCTTCTCCATTAGCAATTTCATCGATTTCTTTTTTGATAGAGATCAACGCTTCTGCAAAACGGTCAATTTCAGATTTGCTTTCAGATTCTGTAGGCTCAATCATCAAGGTACCTGCAACCGGGAAAGAAACGGTAGGAGCATGGAAACCATAATCCATTAATCTCTTCGCCACGTCAGCCACTTCAATTCCTAAAGATTTGAACTGACGGAAATCTACGATACATTCGTGAGCTACTCTTCCGTTTTCGTTTGAATACAAAATTGGGAAATGCTCTGCTAAAATTTCTTTCAGGTAGTTAGCATTCATGATAGCATGTCCTGTAGCTTTTTTAAGACCTTCAGTTCCTAACATTTTGATGTAAGAATAAGAAATGTTAAGGATCAGTCCTGAACCGTAAGGTGCAGCAGAGATACCTTCGATAGCTTCTTTAGAACCGATTCTGATATTCGCGTTAGAAGGAAGGAAAGGAACTAAGTGCTTAGCAACACAGATTGGACCTACTCCAGGACCTCCACCTCCGTGAGGAATTGCGAAAGTTTTGTGAAGGTTAAGGTGGCAAACGTCTGCTCCGATGTTTCCAGGACTTGTAAATCCTACCTGAGCGTTCATATTTGCACCATCCATATATACTTGTCCTCCGTGCTCGTGGATAAGGTTGGTAATTTCTTTAATGTTAGCATCAAAGAATCCGTAAGTAGAAGGATAAGTGATCATTACAGCAGATAAGTTTGCTGAATGAATTTCTGTTTTAGCTTTAAGATCTGCGAAGTCGATTTCCCCGTTTTCAAGATTTTTCACGACTACGATTTTCATTCCTGCCATTGCAGCAGAAGCTGGGTTTGTTCCGTGTGCAGACTGGGGAATCAATACTACATTTCTTTGGTGGTCTCCTCTTGAAATGTGATATTCTCTGATCACCATTAGCCCTGCATACTCTCCCTGAGCTCCGGAGTTTGGCTGAAGAGAAGTTCCTGCAAAACCTGTAATTTCTGCTAAGTCTTTCTCTAATTCACGGATCATTTCCTGATATCCTTCAGCCTGATTAACTGGTACGAATGGGTGAACTGCACCCCAGTTTTCCCATGAAAGCGGCAACATTTGAGTGGCTGCGTTCAGTTTCATGGTACAAGATCCCAGAGAAATCATTGAATGAGTCAATGATAAGTCTTTTCTCTCAAGACGCTTGATGTAACGCATCAATTCTGTTTCCGTATGGTATTTATTGAATACAGATTCTGTAAGAATTTCGTCTTTTCTTAAGTTTTCTTCCGGAATACTGTATCCTTCTTTTATTTCTAATTTGAAAGTCTGCTTGTCTTTAAACTGAGCGAAAGAAGCCATCAGAACATTTAATTTATCTAATGTTGTACTTTCGTTGATCGCAATACTTACCACTCCTTCTGTGAAATAGTTAAGGTTTAATCTGTGATCAAGCATCAGTCTTACCAATCTTGCTTTCTCTTCTTCCGGCATTGTAATCTTTACAGTATCGAAGATAGGTTCTTCTACTACCTGATATCCTAATGCTTTAAGACCTCCTTTCAAAGCATTTGCTTTAAAGTGAATCTGATCTGCGATATAGTTTAATCCTTTTGGTCCGTGGTAAACAGCATACATCCCTGCCATTACTGCCAATAGAACCTGAGCTGTACAGATATTTGAAGTAGCTTTTTCTCTTTTGATATGCTGCTCTCTTGTCTGCAATGCCATTCTTAATGCACGTCTTCCGTACATATCCTGAGAAACCCCGATGATTCTTCCCGGAATATCTCTTTTATAATCTTCTCTACAAGCAAAGAACGCTGCGTGAGGACCTCCGTACCCTAATGGAATACCAAATCTCTGTGTAGTACCTACCGCACAGTCAGCACCCATTTCTGCTGGAGACTTTAATTTAACCAGAGCCATCGGGTCACAAGCAACGGCTACCTGAAGATCAAGTTTTTTGTATTCTACGATATCTTCAGTATAATCCAGAACAATTCCGTTTTTACCAGGATATTGTAGTAAAATACCATAATAAGAACCGTCAAACTGATGAGTTTTGTGGTTCCCTACTACGATTTCGATTTCTAAACCTTCAGCTTTTGTTTTTAAAACAGAAACTGTTTGAGGAAGTACAAGGTCTGAAATAAAGAATTTATTAGCTCCTGCTTTTTTCTGATCTTTCGTTCTGTTGTTGAAGAACATGTGCATTGCTTCGGCTGCAGCAGTAGATTCGTCCAAAAGAGATGCATTGGCTAATGCAAAACCTGTAAGATCACATACTACAGTCTGGAAATTAAGAAGAGCTTCCAGTCTTCCCTGTGCAATCTCTGCCTGATAAGGTGTGTAAGCAGTATACCAGCTAGGATTTTCGAAAATATTTCTTTGGATTGCTGAAGGTAAAAGTGTATTGTGGTATCCAAAACCGATATAACTCGTATAATCTGTATTTTTAGATGCCAATTCTTTTGAATGGTTCAACATTTCGTATTCAGAAAGCGGTTCCGAGATCTCAAGATCTTTCTCTAAACGGATAGAGGATGGGATGGTTTGAGAAATTAACTCTTCAATACTAGAAACGCCAAGTTTTTCCAACATCGCCTGCTTATCGGCTTCATTAAGGGAAATGTGACGGCTCACAAACTGTTCTGTATTCATTTTTATTTATTAGATTTTGTTTGTAAAAAAGATTCGTAAAATTACGTTTTTTTGAGCGATTTCGCAACATAGAAAACAACCCTCTATTTTCTTAAAAATTCTTAAAATTCCAGAATAAAGTCTTTTCAAATGTTAAAAAACAAATTTTATTATTTCACTGTTTAATGAAATTAATTTTAGAAAAATTAATTTTTAAGGAATATTCATTTTATTTTCTGTGCAGTTTTTTTAGATTTATGATCAACACTCCTATCAATAACATTAAATTTTTCACTTAAGGCATTTCAGATATCATTTGTACATTCGTATAAACAATCACAATAAGGTGATAAAAACCTGTTAAAAACTATGAAAATTTTAAATTAACAACAGATAAATTCAATTTCTTATGAGAACATAATTTAAATACCATACAAACAGAACACACAGATGACGAGAAAAAAGAGGAGCAGACATATTATGTCTGTGTTCACTACTTTTGCTTTGATTGCATTTCAGTCAAAAGCAAATGCCCAAATAACCATTGCCAATACGGATCCGGATACTGCCGGAAGAAAATGGTCTGCTTATGTAAAAGGATTTATACGTGCAGATGCAATGCTGGATTTTCAACAAGTGGGAGCTAAAGACGGAATTGTGGCTCCTTCTATAGTACTTCCTCAGCACAATTCAATGTCCAGTTACTTCAGCGTGAGGCAATCCCAAATAGGATTAGGTTTTAAACAGACAGATAAAAATGGAGATTCACCGGTTTCTGCCTACGTGGAAATGGATTTTTACGGAGCTAACGGAACCACGGCTCCAAGATTAAGACATGCCTACATTCAGTGGAAAAAATGGTTGATTGGCCAAACATGGAGTAATTTCGACGATGAGGAGATTTTTCCAAACATATTTGATTTTAATGGAGCTAACGGTGCAATGCTTACCCGTTCTGTTCAGGTACGATATTCTGAAAAGCTTTCTGATAAAGAAATTTTATCCTTTTCACTGGAAGATCCGGCTAAAGTAAGTATGATTATACCTTCTTCTCATTCTGCATGGAAGAAAAAAAGTCTGATCCCCATTGCCACAGGGATGTACCGATATGGAAATACCAGAGACTATTTTAAAATAGGAGGAACTTTATCTCCTGTTGACTATGAAAATCAAGAAAATGGCTATACGAAGATTGGATTTGGAGGAATTGTTTCATTCAGAAAATATGTGACGAAGCTTGATGACATCAGATTTCAGACTTCTTATGGAAAAGGAATTGCAAGAAACAATATTGTTTTAAGCGGAGAAGGTTATGATGCTGTATTCAACCCTGAACAGAATACAGCAGAAACGTTGAGTCTGTTCAATATACTGGGAATTTTTGAGCATTGGTGGTCTCCAAAATGGAGCTCGGTGGCTTACTATAGTTATTCTCAGGTGGGCTCCAATCCGGCAGTTGTAAAAACTCTTATGAAACGTTTTCAAAATGCTGCCGTAAATGTTATTTATCAGCCGTATAAAAATTTAAAAATGGGTATAGAGGGAAACTATGCAAAAACAGAAAATTTTGAAGGAATGAAAAGTGATGCTTTCAGGTTTCAGTTTACAACTTCATTTTCATTTAAATAATGCCCCAATTGCAGGCCTAATTTTCAGGTCTGCAATTTTTTATGAAAATTTATTAATTATATTTATTCTAAATTAATATATTTGCAGCATGAATATGATTGTCCCATTTAAAGTTCCGCCATTGGCCCCTTACTCATTCAATAATGAAGAGATGTTCTGTGAAAAGAAATCTTGCTGCAAAAAGTTCAAGAAAGGAAAAAGATGTAAAAAGTGCCCCGGAAGGAAGAAAATGGCATAATCAGCTGAAATTTCTGATCAGCATATAAATTGCAATTGCGATAATGACAATTCCCCAGATCAGCATCATAATTTTAGGCTGACCTGTTTTATTGATTCTCGTTCTCGGTTGTGGTTTAAACATTTCCTCTACCGTATTTTTGAATTTTTCAGAATCATTCTCAAAAACCTCAGTAATGGTAATTCCCTGAACGACGGTTTTGTGCAAAAGAGAATTGGTTACATGAAGAAGAAGCTGGAATTTTCCGTCTTTAAATTCTGTGATCTTAAAGATCCTCTCTCCATACGGCTTTTCTAATCCGAAAGGCAATATCTTCACCACATCGGCATTACTCGTCTGCCAGTTGATGATAATCTCCTCCCCTTTTTTCGCATGAATTTTATTCGCTGTAAAAGTTTTGATTGCAGGCGGAATATTATATCTGAAACTTCGCTGGTGATTTTCAAGATTTTGATCGTAAGCACGTCTTCTGACAGAATCACTCAATGTTTCATAAGCTTCCTGAATCTCACGGAAACGGTCTGCAAAAAAATCGTCGTTATCGTTTTTATCGGGATGGTATTTTAAAGACAGCTTCCGATACGCTTTTTTGACGTCTTCTTCAGAAGCATCCTGGGAAATACCGAGAAAATAGTAGTAATCTTTCATTGAGCATTACAAAAATAAGGATTTATTTTTCTTTGTGTTTGATATTTCCAACAAAAATTTTGTTGAAAATATAGCTCAAAAAAGTCATTGCGAACTGAAGGTAAAACAATCTCATAAGAAGTGAAATGGTTGGTTAATCGCAAAGACGCTAGTCTTTGTATAACAAACTGTATATTTTTAAGGCACTAAGATTTTATCTACGATAAAATTGTATGCTTTTCAATTTCCAAGAATAATTCAACAATATTTTTAGCATTCCGAATAATGCCAGGAATCTATATGTAGTAGTCTACTCACTGATATTTCAACGTAAGCAGATTCTATCTATTTTAAATAAAAAAATTCCGGCTCGGGAAGCAAAGCTTCCCGAGCCGGAATGTAACAATTTCAATTTAGTTTTTACTTTTCTTATGCTTCGCAGGTATTATCCTTTTTGCAGCATCTTGAATGGAATTCTTTTTTGAATTTCCCTTTCAATTCCTGATAGTCTTCTTCATTCATTTCTCTGATTTTATCTGCCAGTCCGAAAGGTGACTTTTCTTTGATTCCGTACTCATCAAAGATACCTTTGATAAATCTTTTTCTTTGTGCTGCTTTTTTTGCAATTAAGGCTACACCTACAACTGCTAGTGCTCCAAGAGCTCCTTTTAATGCTGAATTTTTCATTTTTTCAAAATTTTAAATTTTACTACTTCTTGTTTTTTATAGAGACGAATGAATTCTAATTTTACTTTACTACTTCTTTAAAAATTTCAAATTATTCGTTGTTTCTGTTGAAGAATCCTCCTGAACATCTATTTCTCCATACTTCTTTGAATTTCTCTCTTTCCTCAGGTGACCAGCTTTCCATTTTTTCTCTCATTTTTCTTTCCTTAAAGTCTTTCATTCCTTTTCCGAAATGGAAACCTCCAAAAAGAATCTTGCTTAGGATCAGTATTCCCATTGCCTGCCAGAAGGTAATCGTTTTTACTCCTAAAATCTCTGGGAGAAGGCAATTCCAAAGCAGCATTACAATCCATGTAACTGCGGCTAAAATTAATGGTGGACATAACAATAAAAAAATCCAACCCTTTTTGTGTTTATGATTCATAATTTCTTTTTCTAACTTTTTAAATCTTCGTATAGCTTTCTCAGCCTGTTTCTCAAGTGCTTCACAGCATAGTTTTTTCTACTGATGATGGTTTTGATGTTTTCTCCCTGTTCATCGGCAATCTCCTGGAGTGTTTTGTCGTTCAGCTCATTTTCTACGTAGACCAGCCTTTGCTTTTCAGGAAGTTCATCCAATGCTTCAAACAGTTTTTTCCAGATCTCATCCTGAAACATTTTCACTTCAGGACCTGCACTTTCATCCATCAAAAGAATATCCTTGATAGAAAAACTGCCGTCTTCATCTTCATATACAAAATCTTCAAGATTTTCTGTTTTCTTTTTACGGTAGCGGTCCGTAATTTTATTCGCTGTTACCCTGTATAGCCACCCACCAACATTTACGATCTCCGAAATATTCGTAAGGCTACTGAACTGATACCACACTTCCTGCAGAATATCTTCCGCATCTTCCGTATTTTTCACTTTCGGACGGATATAAGACATCAGCTTCCCTCCGTAGTTGGAAACGGTCTGCGAGATGATACTTTCTTTCTCTTTCTGTGGCATTGTTATTTTTTCGACAACCTCCATACTGCTATGACGGCTGATCTTTTGGTTTTACTTTAATAAATTTAAAATATTTTTCTTACAATTCAATTTTTCTTTTATCCATCAATCTTTATCATCAGAATTATTTGCCTATTGGTCATTATATTACCCCTCACTTTTTATTTTTTAATGAGCTTTTCCCCGCTATCCGCTCATACTCCTCACTCTAAAGCTTTCCCACACTCCAAACCCACCCACTGTCCTGTGCAAGCTGCGGGGTAACCGCTTCTATCAGGGCTAGAATAATAAGTGATGGAGAAAGTCCATATGTATATCAATTTCTAAAGTGTCAATTGAGATTGCTTCACTCAGTTCGCAATGATCTTTTCAGCCTCTAGCAATAATAACAAAGAAAACGGAAGGCTTTGGCCTTCCGTTTTCTTTGTTATCAAATTAATAGTTTATTTGTTAAAATTTTCTGCAAAGAATCCTAACATCGACTTGTAAAGTTCAATTCTGTTCGGTTCTTTTCCAAAACCGTGTCCTTCATCATATTTTACCAGATAAGGAACTTCAAAACCTTTGGCACGCATTGCTTTTACAATCTGATCAGATTCATTGATATTTACCCTTGGATCATTAGCTCCCTGCACTACAAATAATGGTTTCTTGATTTTATCAATCTGGAACACAGGAGAAACTTCTTTAGCAATCTTAGCTTCTTCAGGGTTGTCCAGGTCATACCAGATCTGTTTTACCATTTCTTTGTATGGCTTCCAGTATTCCGGGAAGGAAGCAAAGAAGGTAAAAATGTTGGAAACTCCTACATAATCTACTCCACAAGTATACAGATCCGGAGTTTTGATCAACCCCATCAATGTTGCATATCCACCGTGGCTACCTCCATAAATGGCTACTTTATCTTTATCTACCCAACCTTGTTCAATGGCATATTTTACTCCGTCTTCCACATCATCCATCGCTTTTCTTCCGATTTGTTTGTAACCGGCCTTCTGGAATGATTTTCCATATCCGCCAGAAATTCTGAAGTTAACCTGAAGCGTAGCATATCCTCTGCTTGCAAACAATTGTGTTTCCGGATTGAAACCCCAGCTGTCTCTGATTCCCTGAGGGCCGCCGTGAGGATTTACAATTAAAGGAACTTTTTCACCTTCCAGTGCAGCTTTAGGCAGTGTGATATATCCATGAATGGTCAATCCGTCTCTGCTTTTAAATTCGATAGGTCTCATTTCAGCCATATCTTCTTCTTTCAGCTGAGGCATCAGATTGTATAGAAGCTTGGTCTGCTTTGTTTTTGTATCATATTCATAATACGTTCCGTAGAGTTTATCACTTCCTACAACAACCAAAAGTTTATCATTATTATCATCGGAAGAAACAATTCCAAATTCCTTGTCTCTGAACTGAGATTTTAATTTGTCATCTATTTCTTTATAAAACTTACTTACCGGAACCGTTTCTCCTTTTACACCTTCATAACTGATAAAATCCAACTCATAATTTCTGTTTTTCCCGGCAGTGCTTATAGAGCTTACATCGTATACAGGATTGGAATATATTTCTTTAATCACTGCATTTTTCTTTAAATCATACAATACCACTCTCGCTCTGTCACTATCCAGATTGGTTACCACATAGGCTTCATCCTTATTTTTAGAATTTTCGTTAAATTCTATGATACTGAAGGTATCAGACCAGTCTGCAGATTTAATAAGATTGAATTTCCCTGTCTGAAGGTCTTTATAATAAGTTTTGGTAGTTAATCCGTTTTCGAGAACGCTATAACCTCTCAAATTTCCGTCTTTATCAAAAATATAGTCGTCAATAGGGCTGTTTACATCTTTATTTTCATACAACTGGGTCATTTCCCCGGTAATATAATTGATCTTAAAAGGTTCGAAAATCTGCTTATTGTTTTTATTAAGCGTAACGACAACGAAGTCCGTATCTTTTATAGGGATAATTGATTGTACTTTTACGCCGTCAAATGGTGTTAAATCTTTCTGGTTTCCGCCATCTATGTCTGTAGCATACAAATGAATATTCTCGTTTCCACCTCTATCCTGTGTATAGAATAGACGTTTTTTATTCAGCCAGCCGTAGTTTCTGACAAGGTCGTCTTTTTCTACGATGGCTTTGTTAATTTTTCCTGTTGCAAGATCTTTTACATACACGTGGTTCTTTTTATCCTGATCTTTTTCTTTATAAGACAGGTATTTCCCGTCAGGAGAGATTTTAAATGCTGAAGCTTTTGGTCTTGCAAAATAATCTTCCACTTTGTATTTAAAGTTTCCTTTATCATAAGAAATAAGCTTCTCAAGACTGGCTTTGGAAGATGGCAAAGTAGGATCTCCCGGCAGTTTGGCTGTAGAACTTTGTGCGTTGGTCATAATGGTAGAGAGTACAATAAGGGCTGTACCGAAAATGTTGTGATTTAGGTTCATAACTTATGTTTTTAAAGTTAAAGTTATATAGGCATTCAAGTTTTAAAACAATAAAAAATAAATGCATTTATATAATAAGACATGTCATACCCCTAAAACGTTACAGTATTTTATTAATTAATGGAAAAAAATTATGATTGTATAAAAAAAGACAGCCTTACTGACTGTCTTTTTATCTATTGCAAATAAATCCCGAAATACCATGTCCAGGCGATTAAGATAATCTGCATGGGAATCCTTTGATTGTAAAGATATTTCATCCCCGGACCTGTATAATCGGCTTTAAAAATATTAATCTTTTTTCTGGAAGAATTGATATTGGCTATAAAAACCAACACATAAAAAATAATGAGCAAAATGGCCGTCAGTTCCCGAATAGACGGAATCATAAGCCCAATTCCCGCAGCAATTTCCAGAACTCCCGTAAAGTATACCCAAAACATTTTTGCAGGCATAAAATCCGGGATCATCATGGCCATTCCTTTTTGAAATTTAAAATGAGAAAAGCCAGTAAATAGAATGAAAACAGCCATTCCCAAGTTTCCTGAAAATGTAAAATCCGGTTTTCCCTGAAATAAAAAGGTTCCCAGCAAAGCCAGAATAAATGTTGCGAAAAGTATGACAAGTAATTTCATTGTTAGGTGATAGATTTTAGGTGGAGGTAGCAGGGATTAGGATCAAGGCAGCAGTTCTGAACGTTAAACTTTAAACCCTAAACTTTGAACTTTTAATTCTTTACACAGAGCCAAGGCTTATTCCTTCTGCAAGACTTTTTACGACCATTAATCCTTTCGTAAATCCTGTATTGAGATGATCTTGCCATTCTTTTTCAACCTGAACTTCCGTATGGAGTTTTGTTTTTCCGTCGAAATCTATCAGGAAATATTTTTCAAAGCTGCCACTCCATTCCATTACTTCTTTGCTCTGGGTATCCTCATGACCTTCTTTATCTACCATTCCCAGATGTTTGAAGACGATCTGATTAGGCTCATCCAGGCTGTCTATGGTTGAAACCATTCCTTCTCCCTGTGCATTCAGAAAATAGGTCTTGCCTCCTACTTTCCAGTCGGATTTCATGACAGATCCTGCACCGAAATACTTGGTCCATTCACTATATGTTTCAGGATTCCAAAGGATGTCCCAGACTTTCTGCATGGGAGCATCAATTACTGTTTCATATGATAAGGTTTCCATTTTCTTATTTTTTTAGTGGAATTATTTACAGTTGATTTTCCGAAAGGTGCTTCACAATTGACATTGCTTTCGGAAATTTCTCTTCAAAGAATTCTTTGAACTCTGCAGGCGTCTGAACTTCTGCTTTCAATAAAGTTCCTTCCTCATTTTCCTCAAGAAAATACGCTTCGGTAGCTTCTCCCCAGTCCTGAGGAACTTCAATGCCTTCATAAATTTCTCCCAGATGCAGAAATTTTATTTCTTCATAAGGAATC
The nucleotide sequence above comes from Chryseobacterium sp. 7. Encoded proteins:
- the gcvP gene encoding aminomethyl-transferring glycine dehydrogenase; translated protein: MNTEQFVSRHISLNEADKQAMLEKLGVSSIEELISQTIPSSIRLEKDLEISEPLSEYEMLNHSKELASKNTDYTSYIGFGYHNTLLPSAIQRNIFENPSWYTAYTPYQAEIAQGRLEALLNFQTVVCDLTGFALANASLLDESTAAAEAMHMFFNNRTKDQKKAGANKFFISDLVLPQTVSVLKTKAEGLEIEIVVGNHKTHQFDGSYYGILLQYPGKNGIVLDYTEDIVEYKKLDLQVAVACDPMALVKLKSPAEMGADCAVGTTQRFGIPLGYGGPHAAFFACREDYKRDIPGRIIGVSQDMYGRRALRMALQTREQHIKREKATSNICTAQVLLAVMAGMYAVYHGPKGLNYIADQIHFKANALKGGLKALGYQVVEEPIFDTVKITMPEEEKARLVRLMLDHRLNLNYFTEGVVSIAINESTTLDKLNVLMASFAQFKDKQTFKLEIKEGYSIPEENLRKDEILTESVFNKYHTETELMRYIKRLERKDLSLTHSMISLGSCTMKLNAATQMLPLSWENWGAVHPFVPVNQAEGYQEMIRELEKDLAEITGFAGTSLQPNSGAQGEYAGLMVIREYHISRGDHQRNVVLIPQSAHGTNPASAAMAGMKIVVVKNLENGEIDFADLKAKTEIHSANLSAVMITYPSTYGFFDANIKEITNLIHEHGGQVYMDGANMNAQVGFTSPGNIGADVCHLNLHKTFAIPHGGGGPGVGPICVAKHLVPFLPSNANIRIGSKEAIEGISAAPYGSGLILNISYSYIKMLGTEGLKKATGHAIMNANYLKEILAEHFPILYSNENGRVAHECIVDFRQFKSLGIEVADVAKRLMDYGFHAPTVSFPVAGTLMIEPTESESKSEIDRFAEALISIKKEIDEIANGEADTTNNVLKNAPHTEQLVISDSWDKPYSREKAAYPLEWVRDHKFFASVSRVDEAYGDRNLVCTCEPIEAYM
- a CDS encoding DcaP family trimeric outer membrane transporter, producing the protein MTRKKRSRHIMSVFTTFALIAFQSKANAQITIANTDPDTAGRKWSAYVKGFIRADAMLDFQQVGAKDGIVAPSIVLPQHNSMSSYFSVRQSQIGLGFKQTDKNGDSPVSAYVEMDFYGANGTTAPRLRHAYIQWKKWLIGQTWSNFDDEEIFPNIFDFNGANGAMLTRSVQVRYSEKLSDKEILSFSLEDPAKVSMIIPSSHSAWKKKSLIPIATGMYRYGNTRDYFKIGGTLSPVDYENQENGYTKIGFGGIVSFRKYVTKLDDIRFQTSYGKGIARNNIVLSGEGYDAVFNPEQNTAETLSLFNILGIFEHWWSPKWSSVAYYSYSQVGSNPAVVKTLMKRFQNAAVNVIYQPYKNLKMGIEGNYAKTENFEGMKSDAFRFQFTTSFSFK
- a CDS encoding J domain-containing protein; amino-acid sequence: MKDYYYFLGISQDASEEDVKKAYRKLSLKYHPDKNDNDDFFADRFREIQEAYETLSDSVRRRAYDQNLENHQRSFRYNIPPAIKTFTANKIHAKKGEEIIINWQTSNADVVKILPFGLEKPYGERIFKITEFKDGKFQLLLHVTNSLLHKTVVQGITITEVFENDSEKFKNTVEEMFKPQPRTRINKTGQPKIMMLIWGIVIIAIAIYMLIRNFS
- a CDS encoding RNA polymerase sigma factor, with product MPQKEKESIISQTVSNYGGKLMSYIRPKVKNTEDAEDILQEVWYQFSSLTNISEIVNVGGWLYRVTANKITDRYRKKKTENLEDFVYEDEDGSFSIKDILLMDESAGPEVKMFQDEIWKKLFEALDELPEKQRLVYVENELNDKTLQEIADEQGENIKTIISRKNYAVKHLRNRLRKLYEDLKS
- a CDS encoding alpha/beta hydrolase family protein, encoding MNLNHNIFGTALIVLSTIMTNAQSSTAKLPGDPTLPSSKASLEKLISYDKGNFKYKVEDYFARPKASAFKISPDGKYLSYKEKDQDKKNHVYVKDLATGKINKAIVEKDDLVRNYGWLNKKRLFYTQDRGGNENIHLYATDIDGGNQKDLTPFDGVKVQSIIPIKDTDFVVVTLNKNNKQIFEPFKINYITGEMTQLYENKDVNSPIDDYIFDKDGNLRGYSVLENGLTTKTYYKDLQTGKFNLIKSADWSDTFSIIEFNENSKNKDEAYVVTNLDSDRARVVLYDLKKNAVIKEIYSNPVYDVSSISTAGKNRNYELDFISYEGVKGETVPVSKFYKEIDDKLKSQFRDKEFGIVSSDDNNDKLLVVVGSDKLYGTYYEYDTKTKQTKLLYNLMPQLKEEDMAEMRPIEFKSRDGLTIHGYITLPKAALEGEKVPLIVNPHGGPQGIRDSWGFNPETQLFASRGYATLQVNFRISGGYGKSFQKAGYKQIGRKAMDDVEDGVKYAIEQGWVDKDKVAIYGGSHGGYATLMGLIKTPDLYTCGVDYVGVSNIFTFFASFPEYWKPYKEMVKQIWYDLDNPEEAKIAKEVSPVFQIDKIKKPLFVVQGANDPRVNINESDQIVKAMRAKGFEVPYLVKYDEGHGFGKEPNRIELYKSMLGFFAENFNK
- a CDS encoding DoxX family protein; translation: MKLLVILFATFILALLGTFLFQGKPDFTFSGNLGMAVFILFTGFSHFKFQKGMAMMIPDFMPAKMFWVYFTGVLEIAAGIGLMIPSIRELTAILLIIFYVLVFIANINSSRKKINIFKADYTGPGMKYLYNQRIPMQIILIAWTWYFGIYLQ
- a CDS encoding SRPBCC family protein, whose protein sequence is METLSYETVIDAPMQKVWDILWNPETYSEWTKYFGAGSVMKSDWKVGGKTYFLNAQGEGMVSTIDSLDEPNQIVFKHLGMVDKEGHEDTQSKEVMEWSGSFEKYFLIDFDGKTKLHTEVQVEKEWQDHLNTGFTKGLMVVKSLAEGISLGSV
- a CDS encoding SRPBCC domain-containing protein, with translation MEKLSYEIEINAEPEKVWSVLWGDITYRQWTTAFTDGSFYEGTLEENNIIRFLDPKNNGMYSKVEKMIPYEEIKFLHLGEIYEGIEVPQDWGEATEAYFLEENEEGTLLKAEVQTPAEFKEFFEEKFPKAMSIVKHLSENQL